The region CGTGCTCGAGGATGGAGAGGAGGAGCGTCGTGTCGAAGCTCCGGTCGCGAAACGGCAGGGCCTCCGCGGGCGCGCAGGCGGCGGTGAACGCGCGGTTCCGCGCCCTGCCGGCGGCGAGCAGCCCGGCAGAGTAGTCCACGCCGACGACGCTGCGACCGGCCCGCGCGAGCGCGGCGGCGTACACCCCCGGGCCGCATCCGACGTCCAGCAGCCGCGCCCCGCGCACCTCCGCTTCGAGGAAGGCGAGCTTGGCCGGATCGGGCCGGCTGTCCGGCCCCCAGCCCAGGTCCGCCGCATGGGCTGCGTAGTACGCCGGGCCGAATGGATCGGTCCCCCCGCTCATCGGCTTCCAGCAAGCCAGCGGAGCAGCCGGCCACCCGGCAGCTCGGCCAGGACCTCGCCCTCCGCGACATTGAACAGGCCGATCCACCGCACCGCGACCAGAAACGCCGCCCCTCCGGCCAACGCCGCGAACGCGAGGCCGGCCGGCCCGCGCGCGAGCCCGGTCGCGACCGCTCCCACGAGGACGGCGCCAGCGATGGCCGCGGGCACCAACGGCTGCCCGATCGCCCGCAACGCGTACGGCCAGAGCGGCGCACCCACTATCGTGCGGGTCACCGCGCGCACAAACCACGGCGCCTGCAGCACCACGTTACCGAGGATCGCCAGCCCCGAGCCGATGATGCCGAGGCGCGGGATCAGGATGAGCGCGAGCGTCACGTTTATGGCGAGTCCCGCGATGCTGTAGCGTGCAGAGATCTCAGGGCGGTTGAGCGCGTCCGCGGCATTGGATGGAATGGCCGTCAGCGCCATCAGCGCGTAGGCGGCGGCGAGCACGCGGAGCAGGTCCGCGCTCCGGGCGGCCACTGCGGGACCGACCCAGAGCGAGAGGATAGGGCCCGCGAAGACCACCAGCACCATCGCCAGCGGGAAGGTCGCCACCGCCACCGCGCGGCTGGTGCGCTCGTAGAGGAAGTAGAACGTGGACCGCTCCGACGGCGCGGCCGCGGCGCACGCCGCAGGGTAGAAGGCGAGAGACACGTTGCTCTGCACGAAGAGGAGCCTCTGGGCGAGGTCGAGGGGCACCGCATAGTAGGCCACGGTGCCAGCCGACAGGAAAAGCGCCACCAGCAGGCGATCGAGGTGCTGCACCAGCAGGGACGCGAGCTGATGCACAACCTTGAGGGCGCCGAACCGACCTAGCTCGGCCCAGAACGGATAGCGCAGGTTCACCCGAAGGGTGAGGCGCCCGAGGAGCCGGCGCGCGAGGAGCGCGCGACCCGCCAAGCTCACCACTCGGCCGAGCACCATCACCACAGCCAAGCCCACGAGGTCTCCGCCTCCGAGGGCGACGCCGATCTGGACCGCTAGCACGCCCGAGGTGACGGCCGCCTCGAGCGCCACCACGGCGTCCAGCCGCTGGAGAGCCGTGGGGACGGCGCCAAGCGCCGCGCTCGGAACCGCGAACCAGACCGCCACGGCACTCACGCGCAGCGCCGCCACGAACTCGGCGCCGAGGTACGAGGGCACATGGATCGCTGCCGCGATCGGGCCCGCGGCCACGAAGACGACGACCGCGCCCAGGATCCCCAGCACCGACGTCGCCGTGACCGTGCCGCCCACGGCCAAGGCGAGCGCCCCGTGGTCTCCTGCCGCGTGGAGCGCGGCCACGCGGCGCACCAGCGACACGCCGAGGCCGAGCTCCAGAATCCCGCCGTAGGCCACGACCGCGGTGAGCACCGCCCACGCACCGTACCGCTCCAGGCCGAGCGCGCGCACGAAGACGGCCGTCGCCGCGAGACCGAGCAGCATCACGCCGGACTGGAGGCCCAGCGCCGTGGCGGCGTTGGCGGCGACCCGCCTGGCGAGCGTCACCTACACCCTCAACTCGACGCAGGCCACCGCGCTCCCGCCTCGAGTGCGCTCGCCGTACCGCGCGGCGGCGCACTCGTCCGCCCGCGCCCGCCGCCAGCGCGCGTCATGCAGGAAATACGTCACGTCCGACGCGAGGGGCGCGAACGCTTCGATCGCCTCGTCGAGACTCGGCGCGTCGAGCTGCACGAACCAGCCGTGATCCTCGTAGCGGCCGTACGGCACCGTGAGCAGCAGCGACCCTCCGGGCGCAACCAGAGTGCGGAGGGCGCGCATTGCCGCGGCCCGCGCCTCGTTCGTCTCCGCAGCGCCGGCCGCGGGCTGCGGAAGTGCTCCGTAGAGCGTGTTGTCGCAGCCGACATGCTCGAGCGTCGAGATGCAGGTGACCTGACCGAAGCTTGCGGCGAGGAGACCAGGGTCGCGGGCGTCACGGGGGACGTAGGACACGCCCGGCACCGCGCTGCGGTAGCCGTCGTCCGGATAAGGATTCAGAAACGCGATCTCCGCGAATCGTCCGCGCAGCTGCTCGATG is a window of Gemmatimonadales bacterium DNA encoding:
- a CDS encoding polysaccharide biosynthesis C-terminal domain-containing protein, which translates into the protein MTLARRVAANAATALGLQSGVMLLGLAATAVFVRALGLERYGAWAVLTAVVAYGGILELGLGVSLVRRVAALHAAGDHGALALAVGGTVTATSVLGILGAVVVFVAAGPIAAAIHVPSYLGAEFVAALRVSAVAVWFAVPSAALGAVPTALQRLDAVVALEAAVTSGVLAVQIGVALGGGDLVGLAVVMVLGRVVSLAGRALLARRLLGRLTLRVNLRYPFWAELGRFGALKVVHQLASLLVQHLDRLLVALFLSAGTVAYYAVPLDLAQRLLFVQSNVSLAFYPAACAAAAPSERSTFYFLYERTSRAVAVATFPLAMVLVVFAGPILSLWVGPAVAARSADLLRVLAAAYALMALTAIPSNAADALNRPEISARYSIAGLAINVTLALILIPRLGIIGSGLAILGNVVLQAPWFVRAVTRTIVGAPLWPYALRAIGQPLVPAAIAGAVLVGAVATGLARGPAGLAFAALAGGAAFLVAVRWIGLFNVAEGEVLAELPGGRLLRWLAGSR